In Indicator indicator isolate 239-I01 chromosome 7, UM_Iind_1.1, whole genome shotgun sequence, the sequence GTGTGAAGTCAAAAATAAATCAGCTTAAAAAATGTTATGTCTCATACTGCTCTATTTGGGAGACTGCTGTAGCACTCCTTTTAGAGAACAGTGGTATGCAGTTTAACTGTGATCTGGAGCTCTCTTTTCATGGTTTCTGAGACTCAAGAAATATTCAAATGTGTTTGAACTTGAAGTAGTAGGATTTGATGAGATATCTGGCTCTGAATAGCCAGCCTAAATGTCAAGTCTACATCAAGTCTatacaaaaaaaattaccttttgcAATACAGGTCTAAATACATCTAAAAATACTGAATTGAAAGGAACCCAAGAATCAGTCAACACCACAAAGCTGAACAGCTTCGTTACACCACATTTCACATTACTGAAACATGACCATGAGAACATAGTGCTTGAAAGCTCCACAATCAAGAAAAACTTATATATTTAAGTGGAAAGACAGCACTTCCCAGattaaataaaagaagaagcatctatataaataaatatcttCACAATAGAAAACTAAATTCTGTTGTCAGTCACTCTCAAACCTATGGATGTCAAGCCACTTAGATGAATCAGAACCAGTCAGGTGCTAAAAccaagtcctgcagctggccatAACCTCTTTAAAAAGGAGTGTTCACTGACCTGAGCCAGTTCCAGATAAGATAGAACTTCTCCATCTATTGCAACACCGCTCATGGAGGCTTTGGTCAGCTCTTGTACTGCATGCTGTTCTGTTTGAGGAGAAAAATCATTACTCAGGGAAACAGGCAAAGGTCAGATCATCCACAAGTAACAGAACCAAGGAGGCACGTTGCCCCTTCTCCTAGTGTTAATTCTAGCATTAGGTAAGTGGCACATTCACCCAGACATCCTGAGCAGCTTCAGATTTGGTGAAGTCAAATTCTGGCGTTTAGAGTTGTGGCTGGAGAGTCTACATCACAGGTATAAACCGTCTTGCTCCAGTGGAGTCCAGTTCACATGTAGATTTGACCCTTTGCCCCAACCCAAACTACTTATTTCTGGTTTCACACATAATTCTTATCACTTTCTTGCAGAAATAAAACCTGCAATTAATACCCATCTATAGAAGGGCAAAGTTCAGAAACCACCAGCCTCTTTCTGGCAGAATGGATGGGTGCAATATTCAACAAAAATTAGAAATATGGATCAGCTCTCTCTTTTAGACAATATAAAAGCAACAGTGAAGTTTTTAAGCAACAGCATACTTCTCATTGTATTGTGAATTTATTAATAAGTATATCCACAGCACTAATAGAGAAAAGTTCACTTCAGGCCCTTGTCAGTTTCTCAGATTAGCTGTTCCTAGAATTCAGATGAAAGCTAACTAGTTCCCCCAAAAGTCACTTTGGTTCAAGAGTCTCCTTAACCCCTTCCTAGAATCACAAATATCTTAGAAGTTTGAGTGTTTCTTGAGAAATGTTGTCagctgatttgatttttttgggtCTGGCTGTTGGTGGTAGCCTTTGGACTCAAAAAATTTTTAACAAGAACTAAATGAAATGAACATCAATGGTAAAGACAAGGTTTGttctttctgtatttaaagCACAGAATACTTCAGTGTTGTGAGCTGGTTTAGCACAAAACTAAAAACCATCAAAACATGTTGCAGCTATTACAAAAGACACTGCATTAGACAAGGCCACAAATTGTTACCTGCTAGCGCAACCAGGTGAGGAAGGCAAAACCTATTTGCCAAAGCAATTAACTCAAGTGTGTCCAGTTCCTGACTGGAGGACAGTTGCTTGGTATACAAGTAATCTAAAACCGCTTGCATGGAAGTCTTGTTTATGTTGGGAAGAACTACCTGGAAAAGAGATTTAAAAGAAGAAACTCTAATAATTAAGGCCATATTTCACTTCTGTCGCTTTGCCAGACTATGTCTTTTCAAGCCATTTTAGAAATatagggaaaatatttttcaaaacatGGATTTCCCATTAGAGTTCAAGAAAACAGTTAACAGCAATGCTCCAAACTTATTCCTTGCCAGTTTACACACAAGCAATTTGGTACTGAGTTCCTGGAATTGGTTCCTTGTCAAACAGTGAATTTGTTCAATGCTTTCTAAATAGTGAATTTGTTCAATGCTTTCTAGTGTGCAAGCGGACAGTTCTATGCAATACATAAAAGCCACTGAACCCTTCACATGCCAAACTGCCTTAGACTGCATTCCTCAAGAAGTCTACCAATCTCCTCTTGGCAAAGGGATATTCTGAAGATTCTGagaacaacagaaacaaaaagataacaaaacccccacctccctcaatctgtctataaataattaaattatcCAAGTAAATGATGGTTGGGACAGGACTGAGAACTGAAGAAAACTGAGtcaaagaaaatgtaaataatttctgCCACACATGTAATCAGTGTAATCAGCATATAATGAAACTACCAAGACTAGGATAAAAGCTATCTAATTTCTCACcagcacaaccccaactccatTTCACTGTAAGGAAGCCTAACAGGAAAAAGTTCAAAGGCCTCATTATAACCTATCACTACAGCATCTCAACTACAATTTGCACACTACGAGCCCTCCAAAGAACAAGGtgaaattgatttttttgcAGAGTGCAAGGTTGTGACAGATAAGTCTGCTTCCAATACCTAGACTAGTTAATCAGCAGTTTATTGTGTatgtagaatcctagaatggcttaggttggaaggattctcagagatcatctactccaacctccccaccatggccatggatacctctcaactagacttggatgctcaaagcctcatacaacctggccttgaacacccccaaggaggaggcatccacaacctcccattGCAACCTATTCCatcatctcaccaccctcgtactgaagaatttcttcctaagatccagtctaaacgtactctccctcagcttaaaaccattcccttttttcattattgctagacacccttatgaaaagtccctctccagccttcctataggatccCTTTAGGTATTGGAAGGAAGCTTaggtcctcctggagtcttctcttctctaggctgaagaaccccagttatctcagcctatcctcacaggagagatgttccagcccttgggtcatgtttgtggcactcctctggactCGCTTCAACACTTCTATGTCCATCTTCATAACTCAACAGATGATGAAACTTCAGAATGCATTGTGGTATTGTGAAGaacttgcattaaaaaaaaaaacaaaaaacaaaaaaacccaacccaaaactttcagagcagaaaaacaaagtcaTGATAAGAAGCTAGTGGACATGCAACTCAATCTGACTTCTTGCAGGCAGTCACCATGTACTTCTTGCTAGATGAGGGTTAACCATTATCACAAAGTGGGTTGTTAACCTCAGGGGCTTGTGAATCTTTCAGCTCTGCTTGGATGGGTGAGATTCAGACCCAGATTTTAGAGTGCAAAGTATGAACCCGCTTACAGGTATCAGCCACTCTGTGAACTATCTCAGTTCTCCAAGTAAGAGGAACTAGTTGTGAAACtccttttaaatacattttagcTGGTGCAGAGAGCAGTAAAATTCAGTGAATGAGTTTAAGAAAACGTGTTTCAAATACATAATAAAACCAAGTGAAAAATGGATGGTTTGATTTTTCGGTGAGCCAGTCAGAGGTAACAATTCAGTTCATATCTATCTATATTTTAAAACTtccaaaagctttactgaatgCTTTCAACTCTACAAAATTGAAGCTATTTTAAACTGGAAAGATGAGCTAAGACTGTTAAGTTAATCATTTAAAATAGGCTGgtagaaaataaatgtataCTTTGACATTTCACTGTCAAATGTTGCTTACTAGAACCAAactatgtatttttaatgaaCCACTTGTTGAGCATGCCTCTGGGAAAGGAATTATATTTACAGCTGTATTAGAAGaagctagaaaaaaataaatctaagtAGAACACAATCTTCCAGTATTAGCAGAGCATTTAGAACTTGAAACACAGTCTGCAAAGGCATCTGAAAGTAACAAGGCTTGTGCTGCAAAATCTTAATTCAAAGCATTGAAATCTTTTATAGTGTACTTCACACTTGCTTTTCTCAAAAGGACAAGCAGATGCACTAGAAAATTTCAGCTTAGTTTTTACTGAAGTACTGTGAAGCCAGCTCCCTTTTCTAGTGTAACACTATGGACCCTTTCCTCCCTTTAATTCTTTCAACAATACCCCTGACCCAAGAATTCTTTGCAATGCTTCTGACATATATATTCACACAACTTTAAAACATATTAAAGAAATGTACAAATCCCTGTTTAattctctgcctgctctgccccttAATAGTTTAAACACACGTTCTAGCATTGGAGGAAGCCTCATGGCTTCAAAAATACGTTCTCCTCCTAGGCATCCTAACTTCCTAATTTAATGCCATAAGAAGAAAAGCATCCCAGGTCTGCAAGAGAAGAATAGAGAAGCACAATCATCCCAGGGATTATTGCAACCCCACAAATAGATACAGAATGATGCTTGCCATCATCCTAAATCCATCAGATGTTATAAGCACAATGGACAAAAATGGACAAATACCTCACTGTTCAAGCTTTCAATAAATGATCCTCCAAACATAGCTGACATCCATTCACAGCTACAAATCAGCAGTGGCTTGTGGGCATTTATGGTTCCGTCATCCAATTTAAATGTAACATCTGCCATGGGAACAAAGGAACAGGCACACTGCAAGTTTGCATTTAAAGTCAAACTGTCTCAAGAACGTACGTTTCACTTGTACATTGCTAAGCAAGGACTTTGCCACTTCCCACAGCCCCCACTCTGAAGAGAATTCTAGTGTTTTACACAGTAAAATAAAAGGCCTTACTTAAAAAGTAGACATCAGATGCTCAGCACCATGGAAAATGGGGTTACTTATTTAAAAGCTTTTGTGTTTGAAACTATACTGCAGAATCCCAGGTTGGAACAGTTGCCCTCAAGTAACACAATTTGAGCTCATCCCTCCTCTCAGAACAATGTAAGATGTTACAGTTGTTGAAGTCTCTGAAGTGACAGGAATGTGAGCGAGAGCAGAATTAGTGCTTTTCCTGTTAAAGCATGTATTTACTCACCAGAAAATGTCCCTTTGCAAAGGCACTCTTTTATCCTATTAGCTTTCCTGACATGAAATGCTTTAGTAATCTCTTGATTCATGAAGGCTTCTTTATTCATAATATTCTCCACCATCATTCGCAAATCAAATACTTCCAAGATTTCAGCAATCTGAGCCAGTCTTGTGagatctttttcattttcatccaGTTGTCCTGTGTATAAGAACtgcaaaacagttttaaaaggtCCAGCCTGCACAGATGAATCCATTTTTACCACAGTTACAGGACACATCCTATTGGAGACAGGATTCACTTGCATTTCTTTATGCACACTAGCAATCCCCTTACCCCATGATGACAGAGATCTTGATACAGAATTTGTTTCACCAAGTTCAGGCTCTAGCATGTTTAAAGAGTCAGTACTTTCTGGTGGGGGGATTTTAACATCAGCAGCTTTCAAGGGTATCTCATCACTGTCACTAGTTGTGTCAAGGTGATTTGTCAGAACatccttgtttttattttcatccAAGTCTGGACTGTCCCCACATTCCACTGAGAAAAGGTCGTAAAACTTAGAAGAGGAGGTAGCTAGGTATATCTTGTGAGCAAAAATATGGTCCTGCTCCTGGAGAACAAACATAACATCTGCACACAGTGGGCTGTCCAATAAATATCCAGCTTCATTCATGCTTGGTACAGGACACTCAGGAATTTTGATAACGGGAGGAGGAGCTTTTGGAGGTAGGAATGGAGCCTGAAGCAAAGGTTTTTGGACCTTCTTCAAGTGGGATTTCCAGAACTGCAGGTGCCTTCTGGAGATCAGGGCAGCTCTAATTGCATTGTCAA encodes:
- the RHOBTB1 gene encoding rho-related BTB domain-containing protein 1, translating into MDTDMDYERPNVETIKCVVVGDNAVGKTRLICARACNTTLTQYQLLATHVPTVWAIDQYRVCQEVLERSRDVVDEVSVSLRLWDTFGDHHKDRRFAYGRSDVVVLCFSIANPNSLNHVKTMWYQEIKHFCPRTPVILVGCQLDLRYADLEAVNRARRPLARPIKRGDILPPERGREVAKELGIPYYETSVFDQFGIKDVFDNAIRAALISRRHLQFWKSHLKKVQKPLLQAPFLPPKAPPPVIKIPECPVPSMNEAGYLLDSPLCADVMFVLQEQDHIFAHKIYLATSSSKFYDLFSVECGDSPDLDENKNKDVLTNHLDTTSDSDEIPLKAADVKIPPPESTDSLNMLEPELGETNSVSRSLSSWGKGIASVHKEMQVNPVSNRMCPVTVVKMDSSVQAGPFKTVLQFLYTGQLDENEKDLTRLAQIAEILEVFDLRMMVENIMNKEAFMNQEITKAFHVRKANRIKECLCKGTFSDVTFKLDDGTINAHKPLLICSCEWMSAMFGGSFIESLNSEVVLPNINKTSMQAVLDYLYTKQLSSSQELDTLELIALANRFCLPHLVALAEQHAVQELTKASMSGVAIDGEVLSYLELAQFHNANQLAAWCLHYICTNYNSVCSKFRKEIKAKSSDNQEYFERHRWPPVWYLKEEDHYQRVKKEREKEDVALNKHHSKRKWCFWNSSAVVA